Proteins encoded in a region of the Falco biarmicus isolate bFalBia1 chromosome W, bFalBia1.pri, whole genome shotgun sequence genome:
- the LOC130141949 gene encoding uncharacterized protein LOC130141949, translating to MFNFAYQVMIGFWIFFWLVVLVGSWADLVDRNKRQIETEQVIDIPKQMAEENLMVGLIKEFANLQNITQITACLPIPKAVGESIPWGILTMNLTNLEHKNETNYCEQRPVTQWYEQVKVTRKQWKTPGSLADCEKLLNYVFTKIGRFKTVGWCSYDEQFKINVSKSVMEWKCNKTGQSTQLVDQWDSIWSMSIFSHFQYIARISWCFTWDGKVFSVLPWVDDRSTTSGEKENKIVPWWKCEKVYDRSNADLVIQRIPPLAAALKYGCFCRGLKNTLNLTSAFTVRRGTLFSCRKSTIRSPGHLVWALSDGTWTTHLPLDGKVKQITLGMPTLCPI from the coding sequence atgtttaattttgcatatcAGGTTATGATTGgtttttggattttcttttggttggtagtgttggtgggatcatgggctgacttggtggacaggaacaaaagacaaatagaaacagaacaagtgattgacattcccaaacaaatggctgaggaaaatttgatggtaggattgattaaagaatttgccaatttacaaaacatcacgcagatcactgcttgtttgccaataccgaaggcagtaggtgaatctattccatggggaattttaactatgaatttgactaacctggaacataaaaatgaaaccaattatTGTGAACAGAGGCCAGTGACTCAATGGTATGAGCAAGTGAAAGTCactagaaaacagtggaaaactcCAGGTAGTCTGGCggattgtgaaaaattgttaaattatgtttttaccaaaatagggagatttaagactgtgggatggtgttcttatgatgaacaatttaaaatcaacgTGAGCAAAAGTGTTATGGAATGGAAGTGTAACAAAACTGGCCAGAGCACCCAGTTAGTAGACCAGtgggactctatatggtctatgtccatattttcccattttcagtatatagcaagaatttcttggtgttttacctgggatggaaaggttttttcagtattaccctgggtaGATGATAGGTCAACTAcatcgggagagaaggaaaataaaatagtgccatggtggaaatgtgaaaaagtgtatgatcGTAGTAATGCAGACTTAGTAATTCAAAGAATTCCTccgttggctgctgctttgaaatatggttgtttttgtcgaggtcttaagaatactCTCAATTTAACCAGCGCCTTTACAGTCAGAagaggaactttgtttagttgtagaaAATCTACTATTcgaagtccaggacatttagtttgggcattaagtgatggaacctggacaacacatttaccattagatggtaaggtgaaacaaattactttaggcatgccaacattgtgtccaatttga